Proteins encoded in a region of the Elaeis guineensis isolate ETL-2024a chromosome 7, EG11, whole genome shotgun sequence genome:
- the LOC140859455 gene encoding LOW QUALITY PROTEIN: pentatricopeptide repeat-containing protein At4g19191, mitochondrial-like (The sequence of the model RefSeq protein was modified relative to this genomic sequence to represent the inferred CDS: inserted 2 bases in 2 codons) yields the protein MASHARALNRFXSPSTVNAWNSAIRASANEGLHREALLLYRQMKRSHLHPDHLTFPFLLKACARLADTPLPQIIHAHVLKSPFSSDVFVGTAMVDMYVKCRQLEAANVLFESMPERDAAAWNVVIMGFSDLGSLDRVLAVFNRMRLAEVSPDSITIISLTRSCGCENNPSMLKAVHCLGIQMGIGADVAVANTWISAYAKCEDLGSAESVFTEISIEMRSVVSWNSMIAGYAYVGRSNEAIGFFRSMSREGVRPDLSTTVSLLSVFAHSEATSEGKLIHSVAIKAGLDSDVSFMNTLIAFYSKCGDVDAAQYCFNNMSERTPVSWTALISGYAENGYTDEAMDLFHAMEAAGERPDAVTVVAVLSACSQMGALDLGRSMNRYAIANGFEGTVLVCNALIDMYAKCGSLGEARRLFDVMHRRTIVSWTAMIMGYAINGDFTEALDLFSQMVKSGLKPNHVTLLAVLQACAHGGLLEKGLVFFDMMSKVYHXKPRLEHYACMADLLGRRGRLKEAFRFIQRMPVKPDAGVWGALLGACITHHETEIGMYVVSHLFELEPQAAASYVGMANIFAAKQRWEGVAKLRVMMKQKGIRKSPGRSIVQVNGRFHIFTVEDRTHPEGLQIYEVLDNLALLLKEAGHQTDFECLLAFEME from the exons ATGGCCTCCCATGCTCGGGCTCTCAACCGTT TAAGTCCATCGACCGTTAACGCCTGGAACTCCGCCATCCGAGCATCCGCCAACGAGGGCCTCCACCGGGAAGCCCTCCTTCTGTACCGCCAGATGAAGAGATCCCACCTCCACCCCGACCACCTCACCTTCCCCTTCCTTCTCAAAGCCTGCGCGCGCCTTGCTGATACCCCCCTCCCCCAAATCATCCACGCCCACGTCCTCAAATCCCCTTTCTCCTCTGATGTCTTCGTTGGGACGGCGATGGTCGACATGTACGTCAAGTGCCGGCAACTGGAGGCTGCGAATGTTCTGTTTGAAAGTATGCCCGAGAGAGATGCCGCTGCTTGGAATGTCGTGATTATGGGATTTTCTGACCTTGGTTCTCTTGACAGGGTTTTAGCCGTCTTTAACCGCATGAGATTGGCCGAGGTCAGCCCTGACTCAATCACCATCATAAGCTTGACTCGGTCATGCGGCTGCGAGAACAACCCGAGCATGCTGAAAGCTGTTCATTGTTTGGGGATTCAGATGGGAATCGGAGCTGATGTTGCAGTGGCCAACACCTGGATTTCTGCCTATGCCAAGTGCGAGGATCTGGGCTCGGCTGAATCTGTCTTTACCGAGATCTCCATCGAAATGAGGTCGGTTGTGTCATGGAATTCCATGATCGCAGGTTATGCATATGTTGGAAGATCCAATGAAGCCATTGGTTTCTTTCGTTCGATGAGTCGAGAAGGCGTTCGACCAGATTTGAGCACCACTGTCAGCTTACTTTCGGTCTTCGCGCATTCTGAAGCAACATCAGAGGGTAAGCTCATCCATTCAGTTGCTATTAAAGCAGGATTGGATTCGGATGTTTCTTTTATGAATACTCTGATTGCATTTTACTCGAAATGTGGAGATGTCGATGCTGCACAATATTGTTTCAACAACATGTCTGAGAGGACTCCTGTTTCTTGGACCGCACTTATCAGTGGCTATGCCGAAAATGGATATACGGATGAGGCTATGGATCTGTTTCATGCCATGGAAGCTGCTGGGGAAAGACCTGATGCAGTCACTGTGGTTGCTGTTCTCTCTGCTTGTAGCCAAATGGGAGCTCTTGATCTTGGCAGATCAATGAATAGGTATGCAATTGCAAATGGGTTTGAAGGCACTGTCCTAGTTTGTAATGCATTAATAGACATGTATGCCAAATGTGGTAGCCTCGGTGAAGCTCGAAGACTTTTTGATGTCATGCATCGAAGAACGATAGTCTCTTGGACTGCCATGATCATGGGTTATGCCATAAATGGAGATTTTACAGAagctttagatttattttctcaGATGGTGAAATCAGGATTGAAGCCGAATCATGTAACACTTTTGGCTGTTCTGCAAGCATGTGCCCATGGTGGCTTGCTGGAGAAGGGGTTGGTCTTTTTTGATATGATGAGTAAAGTGTATC ATAAGCCTAGATTAGAACATTATGCTTGCATGGCTGATCTCCTTGGCCGTCGAGGGAGACTAAAAGAGGCATTCAGATTCATCCAAAGAATGCCTGTCAAACCGGATGCTGGTGTGTGGGGTGCTCTCCTTGGTGCTTGCATAACTCACCACGAGACCGAGATTGGGATGTATGTAGTGAGCCATCTTTTTGAATTAGAACCTCAAGCAGCTGCATCGTATGTTGGTATGGCCAATATTTTTGCTGCAAAACAGAGGTGGGAAGGTGTAGCAAAGTTGCGTGTGATGATGAAACAGAAGGGGATCAGGAAGTCACCTGGACGGAGCATTGTTCAGGTGAATGGAAGGTTTCATATATTCACTGTTGAAGATAGGACTCATCCCGAAGGCTTGCAGATTTATGAAGTCCTCGATAATTTGGCTCTGCTCTTAAAAGAAGCAGGTCATCAGACAGATTTTGAATGTTTATTGGCATTTGAAATGGAATAG